The Syntrophorhabdaceae bacterium genome includes a window with the following:
- a CDS encoding C1 family peptidase has translation MRFKSILSLILLTTLLLFIVPFCVSQSYADVLERNQITETITQKKARWSPRDTSLSLLDREQRTKRFGSVIPTPTGTEKIIIAPAVSMPLKLDWRNYDGNNYVTPVRDQGECSACWAFATTAALEANILITGNMPGTPLDLSEQALLSCSGAGNCYGGWIDFASDFIRDIGLPQESCYPYMSTDNFCSSICPEWPGKAHKMSDWYRVDPTIESIRYSLYNYGPLVVLMAVHTDFFYYGSGIYTHTWGTREGYHTALIVGYDDEEQCFIVKDSWGTDWGEDGYLRIAYSEINSETIFGCYTIAYKNDIPEGFPVIDGIPRNTAGTGKDAAVKQGVLALSCLAGIIRDISGNAVGNAGIKVGKYFATTDSTGQYRLPSIPPGDYILTISRNGYSTISRNITILPGSSLTKDFVLAGIAAGSIKEGKMDGAT, from the coding sequence ATGAGATTCAAATCCATTCTTTCTTTAATCCTTTTGACCACCTTATTGCTGTTTATTGTCCCCTTTTGCGTATCTCAGTCCTATGCAGACGTTCTTGAACGAAATCAGATAACAGAGACGATCACGCAAAAGAAAGCACGCTGGTCACCGCGGGATACGTCTCTTTCCCTGCTGGACCGGGAGCAGAGAACGAAACGGTTTGGATCGGTCATTCCCACGCCAACGGGCACCGAAAAGATCATCATCGCCCCTGCGGTGAGCATGCCCCTGAAACTCGACTGGAGGAACTACGACGGCAATAATTATGTGACACCGGTCAGGGATCAGGGCGAATGCAGCGCCTGCTGGGCATTTGCTACAACCGCCGCTCTCGAAGCAAACATACTTATTACCGGAAATATGCCGGGCACACCCCTTGATCTGTCTGAACAGGCGCTTCTATCGTGCAGCGGGGCCGGAAATTGTTATGGAGGCTGGATAGACTTCGCGTCTGATTTCATCCGGGATATCGGTCTTCCACAGGAGAGTTGTTACCCATATATGTCCACGGACAATTTCTGCTCAAGTATCTGTCCGGAATGGCCGGGCAAGGCCCACAAAATGAGTGACTGGTACCGGGTTGATCCCACCATCGAATCCATCAGGTACAGCCTTTACAACTACGGTCCTCTCGTCGTCCTCATGGCGGTTCATACCGACTTCTTTTATTATGGGTCAGGGATCTATACGCATACATGGGGGACTCGTGAAGGTTACCACACGGCCCTTATCGTCGGATACGATGACGAGGAACAGTGTTTTATCGTCAAGGACAGCTGGGGCACAGACTGGGGAGAGGATGGTTATCTCAGGATCGCGTACAGCGAGATAAATAGCGAGACTATATTCGGATGCTATACGATCGCGTATAAAAATGATATCCCTGAAGGATTTCCTGTGATCGACGGCATTCCGCGTAATACCGCCGGCACGGGTAAGGATGCCGCAGTAAAACAGGGGGTCCTCGCGTTATCTTGTCTGGCAGGTATCATCAGGGATATATCGGGCAATGCGGTAGGCAACGCAGGTATAAAGGTCGGGAAGTACTTCGCCACAACGGACAGCACCGGGCAATACCGGTTACCTTCGATCCCACCGGGAGATTACATTCTTACCATCTCAAGAAACGGCTACTCCACTATCAGCAGGAATATAACGATCCTCCCCGGGTCTTCACTGACGAAAGACTTTGTTCTTGCTGGCATCGCAGCCGGCAGTATAAAAGAAGGAAAAATGGATGGTGCAACT
- a CDS encoding response regulator transcription factor has product MKIKILLAENQNIVREGLCSLINKQSDLELVGEAKNGRTAIDLANKLLPHIVIMNLQIPELNGVEAAKYINKNLPDIKVIALTGYCDNRFMTEMIKAGAKGYLDKDCSFNELIHAINVVFEDKFYLSPTVTGGVLKDYLAYLTGKKALPVDKLTPRERQVLRLIAEGESMKQISSHLNLSVKTVEIHRRRVMDKLNINSVAELTKYAITEGLIPFDLQYSAFHQSLIKHHPLA; this is encoded by the coding sequence ATGAAAATTAAGATTCTTCTTGCCGAAAACCAGAATATAGTAAGAGAGGGTCTTTGCTCTCTTATCAATAAACAATCTGATCTCGAATTGGTTGGAGAGGCAAAAAACGGACGTACGGCAATCGACCTCGCAAACAAACTTCTGCCCCATATCGTCATCATGAACCTGCAAATACCGGAGCTTAACGGTGTAGAAGCCGCGAAATATATCAATAAAAATCTGCCCGACATCAAAGTAATTGCCCTCACAGGATATTGCGACAACAGGTTTATGACCGAAATGATTAAGGCAGGGGCGAAAGGGTATCTTGATAAAGATTGTTCATTTAATGAGCTTATCCATGCCATCAATGTGGTATTTGAGGACAAATTCTATCTGAGCCCGACGGTAACAGGCGGCGTGCTTAAAGATTATCTTGCATACTTAACGGGAAAGAAGGCTCTCCCGGTTGATAAACTTACGCCCAGGGAACGTCAGGTTTTACGATTAATCGCGGAAGGAGAGTCGATGAAACAGATATCTTCACATCTCAATCTAAGTGTAAAAACAGTCGAGATCCATCGCCGCAGGGTCATGGATAAACTGAACATCAACAGTGTGGCTGAGCTTACCAAATACGCCATAACCGAGGGTCTTATCCCCTTTGATCTGCAATACTCTGCCTTTCACCAATCCCTTATCAAGCATCATCCATTGGCTTAA
- a CDS encoding adenylate/guanylate cyclase domain-containing protein → MSQHNDDIPQLPGIDLDATFGGASITRFRNAIIRHLELIFVLIIAFLVLILFFFIPYKFAFLNLFYLPVLLAAYFLGKNKSLLASLHIILLVAVTALIRPEWFTSPGVVLSTMVMITIWGGFLVLTSIIIGSLQERVSKGFAETRRLYEELKRSRVIEEMKEKVEKTLYTTMDPVVAKLATEGKLRIEKREITIMFCDLTDFTTYSDQNAPDIVLDELNRFIGLIEPVIDLYRGHIDKYMGDGVMVEFGAPIDYAQHAVMSVLAAIKIQERLKDTAIPWRLRIGIATGNAIVGMMGVNRQAYSAIGDKVNVAKRLEEICEPDKIYIDEVTYRMVEPFINVVKVRNMSYSRQSDKDLLEQLRVFEGRMVEEGESADLLYRMGKVHFGLHDVTAAISCFEHALIMDPDSTEIRLAYADANLKKDEYEKIQLKGKLHKISVFEVKGVKSRWHDPNIIPPSLVAKYRDVEAGIKAPFDAVLAVESLDGSIGRGLLTGMLSYAIADQLRLNEDLKQTILQAGLLQDMGKEAVPHHILNRPASLTEQEIKLIEKYVIESVAILKRLGYVDETLLNIVKHHHELWNGNGYPDGLVGEAIPIGSRITAIAEVYCAMTSWRPYRGSWDVRLAVNELRKNTEKGYYDPEVAEALFEILKHDTTG, encoded by the coding sequence ATGAGCCAACATAACGACGATATCCCTCAGTTACCGGGTATAGACTTAGACGCGACATTCGGCGGGGCATCGATAACGCGTTTCCGGAACGCCATTATCCGTCACCTTGAGCTTATCTTTGTCCTGATCATAGCCTTTTTGGTGCTCATCCTCTTTTTCTTTATCCCCTATAAGTTCGCCTTTCTGAACCTCTTCTATCTCCCCGTCCTCCTTGCCGCTTATTTCCTCGGAAAAAATAAATCCCTCCTCGCGAGCCTCCACATCATACTTCTCGTTGCGGTTACTGCCCTCATCCGGCCTGAGTGGTTCACCAGCCCGGGAGTAGTATTGAGCACTATGGTAATGATCACCATCTGGGGAGGATTTCTCGTCCTCACCAGTATCATTATCGGTTCCCTGCAGGAACGCGTATCAAAGGGTTTTGCGGAGACGCGCCGCCTCTACGAGGAACTGAAGAGAAGCCGGGTCATCGAAGAGATGAAGGAAAAGGTCGAAAAGACCCTTTATACCACCATGGACCCCGTTGTCGCGAAACTTGCCACTGAAGGCAAGCTCCGCATTGAAAAACGCGAGATAACGATCATGTTCTGCGACCTCACGGACTTTACCACCTATTCAGATCAAAACGCGCCTGATATCGTCCTCGATGAACTGAACAGGTTTATAGGTCTGATAGAACCGGTCATCGACCTGTATCGCGGCCACATCGACAAATACATGGGTGACGGCGTCATGGTCGAGTTCGGCGCACCGATAGATTATGCCCAGCATGCCGTCATGTCCGTTCTGGCCGCTATCAAGATACAGGAAAGGCTGAAAGATACTGCCATCCCCTGGCGCCTCCGTATCGGCATAGCGACAGGCAACGCTATCGTTGGAATGATGGGCGTCAACAGACAGGCATACAGCGCCATCGGTGACAAGGTCAATGTCGCAAAGCGCCTCGAAGAGATCTGCGAACCGGACAAGATCTATATCGATGAGGTCACCTACCGGATGGTTGAACCCTTTATCAATGTTGTCAAGGTCCGTAATATGAGTTACAGCCGCCAGTCAGACAAAGATCTGCTGGAACAATTAAGGGTCTTCGAAGGGAGGATGGTAGAGGAAGGAGAGAGCGCTGACCTGCTTTACCGGATGGGGAAGGTACACTTCGGACTACACGACGTTACCGCGGCAATCTCCTGTTTTGAGCATGCCCTGATCATGGACCCCGACTCCACCGAGATACGGCTTGCATATGCCGACGCAAACCTGAAAAAGGATGAATACGAAAAGATCCAGTTAAAAGGCAAGCTTCACAAGATATCGGTATTCGAGGTAAAAGGGGTTAAGAGCAGGTGGCACGATCCGAATATTATCCCTCCGTCATTGGTTGCAAAATACCGTGATGTAGAGGCAGGTATCAAGGCGCCTTTCGATGCAGTGCTCGCCGTGGAATCGCTCGACGGCTCCATCGGAAGGGGACTCCTTACCGGCATGCTCTCCTACGCCATAGCGGACCAACTGAGATTAAACGAAGATCTTAAACAGACGATCCTCCAGGCAGGGCTGCTCCAGGATATGGGCAAAGAAGCTGTTCCCCATCATATCCTCAACCGGCCTGCAAGCCTCACAGAACAGGAGATCAAACTGATAGAAAAATATGTTATCGAGAGCGTCGCTATATTAAAACGCCTTGGGTATGTGGATGAAACACTCCTCAATATCGTCAAGCACCATCATGAATTATGGAACGGCAATGGTTATCCCGACGGACTTGTGGGAGAAGCGATCCCGATCGGATCCCGTATAACGGCCATCGCAGAGGTTTACTGCGCGATGACGTCATGGCGGCCGTATCGCGGTTCATGGGATGTCCGCCTTGCCGTCAACGAACTGCGGAAAAACACCGAAAAGGGTTATTATGATCCGGAGGTGGCGGAAGCCCTTTTTGAAATTCTCAAACACGATACAACAGGTTAA
- a CDS encoding site-2 protease family protein produces MGLIRLLFHDPLTFFLVAIPLLYSIIIHELAHGWVAYKMGDSTAKWLGRLTLDPRKHLDPIGTIALFLIGFGWAKPVPVNFNNLRDERMGLIFVSAAGIVANTILAFLSMLLLRLVAPAPNTPVFFLFYYAAQINIMLAAFNLIPIPPLDGSKILMGFTSKRFQYSLQRLEPYGMFIIIGLLYLGILNPVINFFRGIILLVIRLLLG; encoded by the coding sequence ATGGGACTTATTCGTTTACTCTTTCATGATCCTTTAACCTTTTTTCTCGTGGCGATACCGCTGCTCTATTCAATAATCATCCATGAGCTTGCTCACGGGTGGGTCGCCTATAAGATGGGGGACTCGACAGCCAAATGGCTTGGCAGGTTAACCCTGGACCCGCGAAAACATCTTGACCCTATCGGGACAATAGCGCTCTTCCTCATCGGTTTCGGATGGGCCAAACCTGTTCCTGTCAATTTCAATAACCTCCGCGATGAGAGAATGGGCCTTATCTTTGTCTCTGCTGCGGGTATCGTAGCGAATACCATCCTCGCCTTCCTCTCGATGCTGCTTCTCAGGCTTGTGGCGCCCGCACCGAATACCCCTGTCTTCTTTCTTTTCTATTATGCGGCGCAGATCAACATCATGCTTGCGGCATTTAACCTGATCCCGATCCCACCCCTCGATGGGTCAAAGATACTCATGGGTTTTACTTCGAAGCGATTCCAGTATTCCCTCCAGCGGCTTGAGCCATACGGGATGTTCATTATCATAGGCTTGCTCTATCTCGGCATCCTTAATCCCGTCATCAACTTCTTCAGAGGGATCATCCTGTTGGTGATCAGGCTGCTTCTCGGATAA